One part of the Tolypothrix sp. NIES-4075 genome encodes these proteins:
- a CDS encoding carbohydrate ABC transporter permease yields MLEIERRQRQPRLNITENLAGYLFITPTILVMGTFVVLPILYAVFLSLQKVQLLGGIKYQFIGFRNFTRLVEDERVWIALGNTVQYVVIVVPTQTILALILAVTLNSGIRGKNWWRILYFLPTVTSSAVLTLIFMWIYNTDGLLNDFLAFVGLPTYNWLGDPAVALKGIMLMNIWSTAPFYMVIYLAALQDIPQTLYEAAELDGANEWQKFIRITVPLLKPVTFFVMAVGVIGTFQLFDQSYIFSNGNGGPNNATLTIVLLIYQAVFRNLQMGYAAAITFLLAAVIITTTLIQRRFFGGEKI; encoded by the coding sequence GTGTTGGAAATCGAAAGACGACAAAGGCAACCCAGGTTAAACATTACAGAAAACTTGGCTGGATACCTCTTTATCACGCCAACGATTTTGGTGATGGGGACTTTTGTTGTCTTACCCATCCTCTACGCTGTGTTTCTTTCTCTACAAAAAGTCCAACTGTTAGGGGGGATAAAGTATCAATTCATCGGTTTTCGCAACTTCACGCGACTCGTTGAAGATGAAAGGGTGTGGATTGCTCTTGGGAACACAGTGCAATACGTAGTTATTGTAGTGCCAACTCAAACAATCCTCGCTTTAATTTTGGCAGTAACACTTAATTCTGGCATTCGCGGCAAAAACTGGTGGCGAATTCTTTATTTTTTGCCGACAGTCACCTCTTCAGCAGTTTTGACGCTGATTTTTATGTGGATTTATAACACCGATGGGCTACTGAATGATTTTCTCGCTTTTGTGGGACTGCCAACTTATAACTGGTTGGGCGATCCAGCAGTAGCGCTCAAAGGTATTATGTTGATGAATATTTGGTCAACCGCGCCGTTTTACATGGTAATCTACCTGGCAGCGTTGCAAGATATACCGCAAACTCTTTACGAAGCCGCAGAGTTAGATGGAGCAAATGAATGGCAGAAGTTTATCCGGATTACTGTTCCCTTGCTTAAGCCTGTAACCTTTTTTGTGATGGCTGTAGGGGTAATTGGCACATTTCAACTGTTTGACCAATCTTATATCTTCTCTAATGGCAATGGTGGACCAAATAACGCCACTCTGACGATAGTTTTATTGATATACCAAGCTGTTTTTCGCAACTTGCAGATGGGATATGCAGCAGCGATCACCTTTTTGTTAGCAGCTGTCATCATCACCACTACTTTAATTCAACGCCGCTTCTTTGGAGGTGAAAAAATTTGA
- a CDS encoding carbohydrate ABC transporter permease, with translation MTSISRTPWLKGLLYLVLTLYAVITLIPFLWALSASFKPLSEIVSGESNFLPHNFTLDNYKQIFLQEPLFFRWLFNSVFIAACVTILNLLFNSMAGYALARLRFKGKRFWFILILAVLAVPAQVTLIPTFLILKAIGWLNSYQGMIVPSIVNATFIFMMRQFFINFPRELEEAAQLDGLTPFGIFRYIVLPLAKPALAAQAVFVFMGSWNNFLLPVVILFDPEMFTLPLGLNTFKGQYISYWNYIMAASMVFTLPALSIYAFFNRYFIQSVTFTGGKG, from the coding sequence TTGACTAGTATTTCTCGCACTCCTTGGTTAAAAGGACTGCTATACCTTGTGCTGACGCTATATGCTGTCATCACCCTGATTCCTTTTCTTTGGGCGCTTTCTGCTTCATTCAAGCCCCTATCAGAAATCGTCAGCGGTGAATCTAATTTCCTACCACACAATTTCACTCTTGACAACTACAAACAAATCTTCTTACAAGAACCGTTATTTTTCCGCTGGCTATTTAATAGCGTGTTTATTGCCGCGTGCGTCACCATTTTAAACTTGCTGTTTAACTCGATGGCAGGTTATGCTTTAGCGCGGTTACGCTTTAAGGGAAAGCGCTTCTGGTTTATTTTGATTTTGGCAGTGCTAGCAGTGCCGGCACAAGTCACACTGATTCCGACATTTTTGATATTAAAGGCGATCGGTTGGCTAAATTCTTACCAAGGCATGATTGTCCCCAGCATAGTCAATGCCACTTTCATCTTTATGATGCGGCAGTTTTTCATTAATTTTCCCAGAGAATTAGAAGAAGCAGCGCAACTAGATGGTTTAACACCGTTTGGAATTTTCCGTTATATAGTTCTGCCTTTAGCAAAACCGGCACTAGCAGCACAAGCAGTTTTTGTCTTCATGGGTAGTTGGAATAATTTCTTGTTGCCTGTAGTGATTTTGTTTGACCCGGAAATGTTTACCCTACCCTTAGGACTGAACACCTTTAAAGGGCAATATATCAGCTATTGGAACTACATTATGGCAGCCTCTATGGTGTTCACCCTGCCAGCCTTAAGTATTTATGCCTTTTTTAACAGGTATTTCATTCAAAGCGTCACCTTTACAGGGGGGAAGGGTTAA
- the psbV2 gene encoding photosystem II cytochrome PsbV2: protein MLSRLLVRYIPLFVVIILVIFSRSLPAQAANIDPYIARYLHITEQITVDLDGQGNTKEFSPQQLSNGKQLFASNCINCHVGGATLPDPEVSLSLTKLKQATPPRDNINGLVAFMRQPMTYDGSEETYWCRQVAPSVLSQQQVESLAAFVLTAAKKAPGWGTEVFSN from the coding sequence ATGCTTTCTCGATTATTAGTTCGCTACATACCACTGTTTGTGGTAATTATACTGGTAATTTTCAGCCGTAGTTTACCCGCCCAAGCTGCTAATATTGACCCTTACATAGCCCGTTATTTGCATATCACTGAGCAAATTACCGTTGACTTAGATGGACAAGGCAATACAAAAGAGTTTTCACCACAACAACTATCAAATGGTAAACAACTGTTTGCAAGTAATTGTATAAATTGCCACGTAGGTGGTGCAACTTTACCAGACCCGGAAGTGTCTCTGTCTCTGACAAAACTTAAACAAGCTACTCCACCGCGAGATAATATTAACGGTCTGGTTGCCTTTATGCGACAACCGATGACCTACGACGGTAGTGAAGAAACTTATTGGTGTCGTCAGGTAGCTCCTAGCGTTCTATCACAACAGCAGGTAGAAAGTTTAGCTGCTTTCGTTTTAACAGCCGCAAAAAAAGCCCCAGGTTGGGGTACAGAAGTTTTTAGCAACTAA
- the psbV gene encoding photosystem II cytochrome c-550, producing the protein MLKRLIGIILATVLLTFQFVVASATALELTAETRTVPLNDKGDTTVLSLKEVKEGKALFNYACAQCHAGGVTKTNQNVGLAPEDLALATPNRNNIEGLVDYMKNPTTYDGEEEISEIHPSIKSADIFTEMRNLTDDDLKAVAGHILLQPKVVGKQWGGGKIYY; encoded by the coding sequence ATGTTAAAAAGATTAATTGGCATTATTTTGGCTACTGTTTTACTGACGTTTCAGTTTGTTGTCGCTAGCGCAACAGCGCTGGAACTAACCGCAGAAACGCGGACGGTACCATTAAATGATAAGGGTGACACCACTGTCCTCAGCTTGAAAGAAGTTAAAGAAGGCAAAGCTTTATTTAACTACGCTTGTGCCCAATGCCACGCAGGTGGTGTTACCAAAACTAACCAAAACGTAGGACTTGCACCGGAAGATTTAGCATTAGCAACACCAAACCGTAATAACATTGAAGGTCTGGTAGACTACATGAAAAATCCCACCACTTACGACGGTGAAGAGGAGATTTCCGAAATACATCCCAGCATCAAGAGTGCAGATATTTTCACAGAAATGAGAAATTTGACTGACGACGATTTAAAGGCGGTCGCCGGTCACATTCTCCTGCAACCGAAAGTTGTTGGCAAGCAGTGGGGTGGCGGTAAAATCTATTACTAA